From the genome of Streptomyces sp. NBC_01317, one region includes:
- a CDS encoding DMT family transporter, translating into MTSSIAAPALAPRRAWATDLPVLLIAVVWGASYLAAKGVTTPATVVAVLVLRFAVVLPVLAVAGWRRLRALTAAQWRGAGLLGLVLSGIFLLETYGVVHTSATNAGLIISLTMIFTPLAESVVTRTRPPGSFVAAAGLSVAGVVLLTQGGGFTAPSAGDLLMLLAALARTVHVLAMARIKAVRTADALSLTTVQLGGAVAVFAVLASVPGTGPSPWSVATGFDAGDWAALLFLSVFCTLAAFFVQMWAVRRTSPSRVSLLLGTEPLWAAATGIALGGEHLGALGVLGAGLVLAGTTWGRRAADRG; encoded by the coding sequence GTGACCTCGTCGATCGCCGCCCCCGCCCTCGCCCCCCGCAGGGCATGGGCGACCGATCTGCCCGTCCTGCTGATCGCGGTCGTGTGGGGTGCCAGCTACCTGGCGGCCAAGGGCGTCACGACCCCGGCGACCGTCGTCGCGGTCCTGGTCCTGCGTTTCGCGGTGGTCCTGCCCGTCCTGGCGGTCGCCGGGTGGCGGCGGCTGCGGGCGCTGACGGCGGCGCAGTGGCGCGGCGCGGGGCTGCTGGGGCTGGTCCTGAGCGGGATCTTCCTGCTGGAGACGTACGGCGTCGTGCACACCTCGGCGACCAACGCCGGGCTCATCATCAGCCTCACCATGATCTTCACGCCGCTCGCGGAGTCCGTGGTGACCAGGACCCGCCCGCCGGGGTCCTTCGTGGCCGCCGCCGGGCTCTCGGTCGCCGGAGTGGTGCTGCTGACCCAGGGGGGCGGCTTCACGGCGCCCTCGGCGGGCGATCTGCTGATGCTGCTGGCGGCTCTCGCCCGTACCGTCCATGTGCTGGCCATGGCGCGGATCAAGGCGGTGCGTACCGCCGACGCGCTGTCGCTCACCACCGTTCAGCTCGGGGGCGCGGTCGCGGTCTTCGCGGTCCTGGCCTCGGTGCCGGGCACGGGCCCTTCGCCCTGGTCGGTGGCCACCGGTTTTGACGCGGGCGACTGGGCGGCGCTGCTGTTCCTGTCGGTGTTCTGCACCCTTGCCGCGTTCTTCGTGCAGATGTGGGCGGTACGGCGCACCTCGCCGTCGCGGGTGAGCCTGCTGCTCGGTACGGAACCGCTGTGGGCCGCCGCCACCGGGATCGCCCTGGGCGGTGAGCATCTGGGCGCGCTCGGGGTACTGGGCGCCGGGCTGGTCCTGGCGGGCACGACCTGGGGGCGCCGGGCCGCCGATCGCGGATAG
- a CDS encoding YhjD/YihY/BrkB family envelope integrity protein, producing MTRKRFGVERHAHRLRDLYRRIMDSPVALTVSRSSETELMHRAMSFAALGFLTLVPLLILVAAADPASGQSFARWLAQGVGVSASSQGEIEQLFGKPGEALQRTTAFGLAALAVFGLTFGSAVQTGYEKVWELSTARWHQVWRHVVWLAVLVGFLVAFVNTQVRAQSVLDTILVTSADVVVTFLFFWWSQRLLLAGRVRWRALIPGSVATSLGLLGLRGFSRLVFSPLIASNAVTYGPFGTVLVLQSWLVGVGFVVYGGALVGRIYHEYVFVRRMAREPDGLREEHDGSGGGDGPVR from the coding sequence ATGACCCGAAAGCGTTTCGGTGTGGAGAGGCACGCGCACCGGCTCCGGGACCTGTACCGCAGGATCATGGACTCTCCTGTCGCGCTCACGGTGAGCCGCAGCAGCGAGACGGAACTGATGCACCGGGCCATGTCCTTCGCCGCGCTCGGTTTCCTCACGCTCGTTCCCCTGCTGATCCTCGTCGCGGCGGCCGACCCGGCCAGCGGTCAGAGCTTCGCCCGCTGGCTCGCGCAGGGCGTCGGCGTCTCCGCGTCGTCACAGGGCGAGATCGAGCAGCTGTTCGGCAAGCCGGGCGAGGCGCTCCAGCGGACGACGGCGTTCGGTCTCGCCGCGCTCGCGGTGTTCGGTCTGACCTTCGGGTCGGCGGTGCAGACGGGGTACGAGAAGGTCTGGGAGCTGTCCACGGCGCGCTGGCACCAGGTGTGGCGGCACGTGGTGTGGCTGGCGGTCCTGGTCGGGTTCCTCGTGGCCTTCGTCAACACGCAGGTCCGCGCCCAGTCCGTGCTCGACACGATCCTGGTGACCTCCGCCGACGTCGTCGTCACGTTCCTGTTCTTCTGGTGGTCCCAGCGGCTGCTCCTCGCGGGGCGGGTCCGCTGGCGTGCGCTGATCCCCGGGTCCGTCGCGACCTCGCTCGGGCTGCTCGGCCTGCGGGGCTTCTCCCGGCTGGTGTTCTCGCCGCTGATCGCGTCGAACGCCGTCACGTACGGCCCGTTCGGCACGGTCCTCGTCCTCCAGTCGTGGCTGGTCGGTGTGGGGTTTGTCGTCTACGGCGGGGCGCTGGTGGGGCGGATCTACCACGAGTACGTCTTCGTGCGGCGGATGGCGCGGGAGCCGGACGGTCTGCGAGAGGAACACGACGGTTCCGGCGGAGGGGACGGACCGGTACGGTGA
- a CDS encoding gamma carbonic anhydrase family protein, with protein sequence MLIEHDGVSPTVHPSAYVAPNATLSGDVRVGAGCRILFGAVLTAEGGPVELGEGCVVMENAVLRGVRRDPLRLGRAVLVGPTSYLTGCAVEDEVFLATGTRVFNGARIGARSEVRINGIVHLRTVLPAGSTVPIGWVAVGDPARVLPPGEHEAIWEVQKELDFPGYVFGLPRPAEGESILPALSERFGRALGRHHDDRIL encoded by the coding sequence ATGCTCATCGAACATGACGGGGTGTCGCCCACCGTGCATCCGTCCGCGTACGTCGCCCCGAACGCCACGCTGAGCGGGGACGTCCGGGTCGGCGCCGGGTGCCGGATCCTCTTCGGTGCCGTACTGACCGCCGAGGGCGGCCCCGTGGAGCTGGGCGAGGGCTGCGTGGTGATGGAGAACGCGGTCCTGCGGGGCGTCCGCCGCGATCCGCTGCGGCTGGGGCGTGCCGTGCTCGTCGGCCCCACCTCGTACCTGACCGGCTGCGCCGTCGAGGACGAGGTCTTCCTCGCGACGGGCACCCGGGTCTTCAACGGCGCCCGGATCGGGGCGCGTTCCGAGGTGCGGATCAACGGGATCGTGCATCTGCGCACGGTGCTGCCCGCCGGCTCCACGGTCCCGATCGGGTGGGTGGCCGTCGGCGATCCCGCGCGGGTGCTGCCGCCCGGGGAGCACGAGGCGATCTGGGAGGTCCAGAAGGAGCTGGACTTCCCGGGGTACGTCTTCGGCCTGCCGCGCCCCGCGGAGGGCGAGAGCATCCTGCCGGCCCTCTCGGAGCGGTTCGGACGGGCGCTCGGCCGCCATCACGACGACCGGATCCTGTGA